The Aspergillus flavus chromosome 6, complete sequence nucleotide sequence AGGCCTTTACTGGCCGAAACAAAGTATGAGAGACTGTCTGTTTGTCTGCTGGAGAAACCACTAACCCACATGACTGTGAGCAGATCTTGGTCTTCGACAGTGGTTATCATGGAGGAACTATCAGTTTCCATGGCACAACGCCCAACCCGATGAATCTACCGCACGAATTTGTCGTCGGTGCCTTTAATGACATTGAGCGAACACAGTCCTTGGTTGACAATAGTTTGGCGGCCATCCTGATCGAGCCAATGCAAATGGCAGGAGGCGTCCGACCGGCTTCAATCGAGTTTCTACGGTTCCTACGTGAGTCCGCCACCAAAGTCGGCGCGGTTCTTATCTTTGACGAAGTGGTGACCTCTCGCCTGCACTACCACGGCCTGCAGGGCGCCCGGGAAGTCTATCCTGATATGACGACGCTGGGCAAGTACCTCGGCGGTGGATTCCCCTTTGGTGCCTTTGGCGGACGCGCCGACATCATGGAGCAGTTTAACCCAATCGCTCATGGCAGAAGTGTATTGCATCATAGCGGTACCTTCAACAACAATATCTTTACCATGACGGCAGCCGTAGCGGCGGCTGAGCTGGTGACAGAGCAGTCACTAGCGGAGCTCAACAAACTGGGCGACGATCTGCGCGCGACAGGCAACAGTATTGTGCAGCAAGCGGGGCTCAAGGATATTGTCTTCGTAGGCTACGGGAGTACAGTGGGCATGGGCTTCCTGGGCGATCGTGGTCAAGTCCTCCGTGAGGTGTTCTACTTCACACTCGTAAAGCAAGGAATTCTGATGGGACGACGAGGATTCCTGTGTTTGAATCTGGCACATACAAAGGAGCACATTGACCGGTTTTTGGATGTAGTGAAGGTATTTGCCGAGCAGCATAGGGCAGACGTATAGCGATATCACGGCGACAGCCAATCAGAAAAAAAGCACCGACGGCGAGATGTACGTATCTGGTAGTTTTACTTTAAGCTCTGTCAACTCTCCACTCCTCTGACTGGGCTCAAGCCCAGCCCCAGGTTTTAGTGTTAGACTCATTCGCCCCGCACGTTTCAAGATAAGAGAATCGTTTAGTGTGATATCGATGTTGTGTCTATTAGACCTATTTAGCTGACTTGACTGGCCACTCGCTTGCAACTCCGGCCACCAAATCCGCGTTTCCCTTCTATCAACCAAGCTAGTACCATGTCTTTCACGAATGAGTCACGGGGAGACAAATCCCCGGTTGACAATAAATTGCTACAGCCCCTTGAACCGGTGTCGACTTATGGAACCGTGGTTGAGAATGGCACCATCGAGGAGCTCGGCTATGTGGCCGTCTACCGACGAGTCTTTCGTTCTCTAGGAAATATGTGCATGGTGGTCGCTCTGACGACGTATGCCCTCTTGGGCAATTGCACTTTTAGAGCCATGTTGACTTTTCTCTCTGTAGTCCATTGAGTGCGATCTTAGTCACCGCATTTTATCAAATATCATATGGTGGCTACTGGGGACTTTCCTGGTGAGGACAGATTCGTCCAACTTGTGCAAAACTCAAGGCAACACTGACATTTTTAGGGGCTGGATTATCCCCAATGTCATACTGATTCCTGAAGTGCTTGCCATCGCAGAGCTCGCCTCGTCCATGCCGGTCAATGGCTCCTTCTACTGGTGGGCTGGTGCACTTGCGCCGCCGGGGTGGTCGCACGCTATCTCATTCGTCACTGGGTGGCTGAACGTGTTCACCATGTTCGCCTCGACAGCTAGTTTTGCCTACGCTGTGGCCTCATCATTATCCTATGCGGTGACCATCGCTGCCCCTTCGATGGCCTGGACCAACGCTCAGATCATGTGCCTTTCCCTCGCTGTGATTGTCGTCTGGAGTGGTGTGATGACCTTGAAATTGGAGCGCATTGCCTCTGTGTATATTGCCATGGGTAACTTTCGCCTTCTTTGTCATTGCGTGGGCATTGACTGACAAGTTAACAGCAATTCTAGTCTTAATTCAGACTCTTGTTTTCATATTCGGCCTGCCAATCAGCCACAAAGTCCAGAATCGCCCATTTGCGTCTGCAAGGACTGTCTTTGGAGAGTACACCAACTTCTTTGACTGGGGTCTCGGCGTGTCCGTTCCATATTCTTGGTTCTGTACTCTCTGGGTTAACTCGGCGTGGATGGTCCCTGTCTATGTCGCCGAGGAGACGCACGATGCTAGCAGGGAGATCCCCAAGTCCCTGTGGTACACCTTTTCCGTCACCGCAGTAATTGGCATGGTCATCTGTTTGGTTTCCGCATTCTGCATCAATGACATTGAGGCCGCCGCAGCAGATGAGAGGCATGTCTTTGAAGATTCGCTTAAAGGCGTTCATGCTAACCCCCTCTAGTGGATACCCCTTGATGAATCTCATTTACGAACACTGGGGTCACGCCCCGACCTCTGCCTACTTCCTGTTCATCACCCCGGTCGGATTCATCGGGGGTAGCGGAACCCTCCTTACCTATGCCAGCCAGATCGCAGCCTTCGCTCGAGATGGGGGGTTTCCCTGGCATGAACGCGTGGCCTACGTGCATCCCCGGCTCAACCTCCCCATCTATTCGCTCGCCATCCTAGGAATCGGCACCTTTCTAGTCCTCATTATCGCCCTCTCCCCGGCAGCCAGCTCCATCATCTACTCTCTGTCCGTAGTGACTAGTCTCGTAACCTTTATTGTACCCATATTCTTCCGTATTTTCGCCGGCGACCGATGGGTGCCGGGCCCCTGGAATCTCGGCCGCTGGAGTATCCCCATTCACATTGCGGCCGTAGTCACGCAGGTGTATCTGATTATCATGGAGTGCTTCCCCACAGCACGAGCGTGGACTGTGGAAACCTTTAATTATAACTTTGCACTGACCCTCGGGGCAATGTTGATTTCCTGCGGGTTATACTGCAGTGTGGGGAGGAGGAATTTCAAGGGACTGGATCTGGAGGCTTTGGAGGCGTGGAGGAGGCATCACGCTGCGTATGCGGAGTAATATTGGATTCTTCCGGCCCGAATAGCTTTGTTTGATGTCTATCAATCATGCCAATGTCCTTTGTACAGAGTCTCAGGAACCCGCGGGCAGCGAAGGAGGCCTTGCGGAAGCTTTCAAAAGAGGCTTTAGTCTCCGTCGGGGGTTTTCCTCCCTTCGATACTCCAGAGTTGTCGAGTcaattataatataaatacccACTAGCATATCATTCAAAACTTGGACCCGAACAGCAGCGATATTTCAGAATGGCAGAGCACGAAGTCGATGGTactcctttttcctctttacGATTCTGGATAGCATATTGGCTAACTTTCTCCAGAAcaaaccctcctcaaccttaTCACGCAAGACCCTGGTCTACCACGCAACAACCCTACAGCGGCCTACTGGCAACATCTCCCACACCGACTCTCCAACGTTCAAAGCGCCAATCTCCCCCAAACCACCGATatcgccatcatcggctcTGGAATCACAGGCGTGAGCGTGGCAAAAACTATCCTTGAGCAGGACGAGGCAGCAACAGTAACCGTCTTCGACGCCCGGGCCCTCTGCTCCGGTGCGACCGGTCGCAATGGCGGACAACTCGCGATTAATGCAGCGGAAAGCTATCTCaaactgaagaagatggtgggCATGGAGATGGCAGGGAAGATTATCCACTTTAATATCAAGACGCTCGAGGCACTTCGACGGATCGCAGCGCAGCTTGCCTTGGTTCAGGATCCTGAGGTCACTGATGTCGTGAAGATCCGGTCTTTCAAAGATGAGGAGTCGTTTCGGAGGGTACAAGGTGGAATTGAGGCGTTGGAAGCCGATCACCCTTCCCTGAGGGGGTTGTATACCGTTCTTGACCCAGAGGCTTGTCGAAAGGTGAGAAGTCCCTCTCCGTTCCCGGCTGTGCTCTCGCTAATTGCAAGTAGGAACATGGTGTCCACGGCGTTGCTGGCGCAGTGCTGCATTCTTCCGGGACAGTCTGGCCATACAGGGTAGTAACAAATACTTTTGATGACCTGTTATCCCGGTATCCCTCGCGTCTGTCAATCGAAACCAACACTCCAGTGACCGAGGTTGTCTACGGCCCTTCGGCGGACTCAAAGCACCCCTACATCCTGACCACCCCAAGGGGAATCATCCGAGCCACCCACGTCGTCTACTGCACAAACGGGTACACGGGCCACCTTCTCCCGGCCCTGAGAGGCGTATTATTCCCAATGAAAGGGACCATGACAGTGCAAGACCTGACTGCCATCCCCTCCGTCCCGAACCGTGGATCCACGACCTCCTGGGCAATCCACTACACGCCCTTCTTGGACGCTGCCACGGGCGGCCTCGCAGACGGACTGATCTACGGCATGCAGAATGCCAAAACTGGGTGGCACTTCTTTGGCGGGGAGAAGTCCCCTCCAGAACAGCTACTCTCCAGCGACGATTCCACCCTCTCGCAGTCATCTGTACAGTTCCTGCAGGAGTCTCTGGGTTCACTCTTTGGACTCCAGGGACCCGCCCATCAAAAGCTCGTCAGTGCTTGGTCCGGAATCATGGGTTTTACGTCCGATACACTACCACTGGTAGGCAAATTACCATCAGCACTGACCGGCCGAGACGGTCAAGGAGAGTGGTTCTCGGGCGGATATAACGGATACGGGATGCCATCGGCCTGGCTGGCGGGAGAAAGTTTGGGGCTGATGATACTGGGTCAATCCCCGAGGGAGTACCTACCAGAGGCGTATTTGATCTCTGAGGAGCGGCTGAGGGAGAGATTAACTGTTGCGCGGAGTATGGAATATCTGAGCGAGGCTTGAGAGGCTTCTCAACTTTTTGATGATAGTTATAAAGCTTCCATTTTGGTACCTTTAGCTATTGGCCTTACATTATATGAGTGATGAATAGGGATGTAGCTTTTATCATTGATGCCGAAATGCACCCCTTCCTCTCGACGCTGATGCCATCGCAGTCCTCCCTTTTCGATGAAACATGCGCTCGATTAGGCATATTTTATAGCAAGCAATCTCGTAATTCCGAATGCATACGATAAATACGGAGTAGGGGAGTTAGCATACCCGGGGATATCGATCCGTGGATAGATATTTTTCGCACGTTCCGGTAGGAAAAGCCAGGATCTATATCAGAACATGCAGTGATAGATTCATCAGGCGACTCGCACTATAGCCAACACTAGTTGCAGTTCTAAGCACTGTCACTTGCCAGCCTAAAGTACATCAGAGTAGCACCACGTCCATTTGTGCACTATAGGATGCCTTACAAATAAGAAtctagtacatacgaccatagggtgtggagaacagggcttcccgtccgctcagccgtacttaagccacacgccgggaggttagtagttgggtgggtgaccaccagcgaatccctcctgttgtatgtatttttttttacctgcttgttttttaatttattagatttagtaCCCTTGCTGCTTTATCTTTATTCTGTTACTCTAAAGCTTATTTAAAGAacaaaatctattaaaaacCTAATAAATCTTACTTAATATCCCgcttttctaattttattattaattttaactatatagactaataaaaaaaaattttaaattatttactatacttatctctagtatataaataattatcaataaatatataaataatctagatattattaaaaagattaagaCTTTAAAtgtcagaggaatatctactagtcagggtagaggacctgtcaactaggtaaggatacgTGGGCAAAGCACTAGGCAGT carries:
- a CDS encoding FAD dependent oxidoreductase-domain-containing protein, with translation MRGMSLKIRLKAFMLTPSSGYPLMNLIYEHWGHAPTSAYFLFITPVGFIGGSGTLLTYASQIAAFARDGGFPWHERVAYVHPRLNLPIYSLAILGIGTFLVLIIALSPAASSIIYSLSVVTSLVTFIVPIFFRIFAGDRWVPGPWNLGRWSIPIHIAAVVTQVYLIIMECFPTARAWTVETFNYNFALTLGAMLISCGLYCSVGRRNFKGLDLEALEAWRRHHAAMAEHEVDEQTLLNLITQDPGLPRNNPTAAYWQHLPHRLSNVQSANLPQTTDIAIIGSGITGVSVAKTILEQDEAATVTVFDARALCSGATGRNGGQLAINAAESYLKLKKMVGMEMAGKIIHFNIKTLEALRRIAAQLALVQDPEVTDVVKIRSFKDEESFRRVQGGIEALEADHPSLRGLYTVLDPEACRKEHGVHGVAGAVLHSSGTVWPYRVVTNTFDDLLSRYPSRLSIETNTPVTEVVYGPSADSKHPYILTTPRGIIRATHVVYCTNGYTGHLLPALRGVLFPMKGTMTVQDLTAIPSVPNRGSTTSWAIHYTPFLDAATGGLADGLIYGMQNAKTGWHFFGGEKSPPEQLLSSDDSTLSQSSVQFLQESLGSLFGLQGPAHQKLVSAWSGIMGFTSDTLPLVGKLPSALTGRDGQGEWFSGGYNGYGMPSAWLAGESLGLMILGQSPREYLPEAYLISEERLRERLTVARSMEYLSEA
- a CDS encoding pyridoxal phosphate-dependent transferase, producing MAESITTLKQQLIDEFIQANPKSKAAFDRARNALPAGNTRSVLWSEPFPLTLQSGNGAHVTSVDGQEYLDFVSDFTAGLYGHSHPVIKQAVKDALATGFSLGGVVEKEAQLGEILQTRFKSIERVRFCNSGTEANTFALATAKAFTGRNKILVFDSGYHGGTISFHGTTPNPMNLPHEFVVGAFNDIERTQSLVDNSLAAILIEPMQMAGGVRPASIEFLRFLRESATKVGAVLIFDEVVTSRLHYHGLQGAREVYPDMTTLGKYLGGGFPFGAFGGRADIMEQFNPIAHGRSVLHHSGTFNNNIFTMTAAVAAAELVTEQSLAELNKLGDDLRATGNSIVQQAGLKDIVFVGYGSTVGMGFLGDRGQVLREVFYFTLVKQGILMGRRGFLCLNLAHTKEHIDRFLDVVKVFAEQHRADV